In Persicimonas caeni, a single window of DNA contains:
- a CDS encoding cytochrome-c peroxidase → MKRKLYALVIAGLLALPACKDKQETSEPKEAAADKQEEKQEKLDPLAQAKKNAEALGALPEQFESKDNPITTAKVDLGRKLYYDTRLSKADDVSCNSCHALDNFGVDNKPVSEGHKKQTGDRNSPTVYNAANQVAQFWDGRAADVEEQATGPVVNPVEMAMTDGKEVAAKVKKIEGYADLFEKAFPEEEEPVTLTNIGKAIGAFERKLVTPSRFDKFVEGDDKALNEQEIRGLNTFVEVGCTSCHMGDQVGGTMYQKLGLIKEWPDKSDLGRFKVTKEESDKMMFKVPILRNVEKTAPYFHDGSVETLEEAVKLMATHQRGMELTDEQVDDIVAFLKSLTGEIPKDYIQKPELPGMKQAAKGEEPT, encoded by the coding sequence ATGAAGCGCAAGTTGTACGCACTTGTGATCGCTGGACTGTTGGCGCTGCCGGCCTGCAAGGACAAACAAGAGACGTCCGAGCCCAAAGAGGCGGCTGCTGACAAGCAAGAAGAGAAGCAAGAAAAGCTCGACCCGCTCGCCCAGGCGAAGAAGAACGCCGAGGCCTTGGGCGCGCTGCCCGAGCAGTTCGAGAGCAAAGACAATCCCATCACCACGGCCAAGGTCGACCTGGGCCGCAAGCTCTACTACGACACGCGTCTGTCGAAAGCCGACGACGTCTCGTGCAACTCGTGTCACGCGCTCGACAACTTTGGTGTCGACAACAAGCCGGTCTCCGAGGGCCACAAAAAGCAGACGGGTGATCGCAACTCGCCCACGGTCTACAACGCGGCCAACCAGGTCGCGCAGTTCTGGGACGGGCGCGCCGCCGACGTCGAAGAGCAGGCCACCGGACCGGTGGTCAACCCAGTCGAAATGGCGATGACCGACGGCAAGGAAGTTGCCGCGAAGGTCAAAAAGATCGAGGGGTATGCCGATCTGTTCGAGAAGGCGTTCCCCGAAGAGGAAGAGCCGGTCACCCTGACGAATATCGGCAAAGCCATCGGCGCCTTCGAGCGCAAGTTGGTCACGCCGAGCCGCTTCGATAAATTCGTCGAGGGCGACGACAAGGCGCTCAACGAGCAGGAGATTCGCGGGCTGAACACCTTTGTCGAGGTGGGCTGCACCAGCTGCCACATGGGCGACCAGGTCGGTGGCACGATGTATCAGAAGCTCGGACTCATCAAAGAGTGGCCCGACAAGTCGGACCTGGGCCGCTTCAAGGTGACCAAAGAGGAGTCGGACAAGATGATGTTCAAGGTCCCGATTCTTCGCAACGTCGAGAAGACCGCGCCGTACTTCCACGACGGGTCGGTCGAGACGCTCGAGGAAGCGGTCAAGCTGATGGCCACGCACCAGCGCGGCATGGAGCTGACCGACGAGCAGGTCGACGACATCGTCGCCTTCCTGAAGTCGCTGACCGGTGAGATTCCGAAGGATTATATCCAGAAGCCGGAGCTTCCCGGGATGAAGCAGGCGGCCAAGGGTGAAGAGCCGACTTGA